In Acidobacteriota bacterium, the following proteins share a genomic window:
- a CDS encoding AraC family transcriptional regulator yields the protein MTLEEFSIKVKMYHSLWVLLSEDKPVKKIALTLGYHDPLSFTKCFTRVFGFPPSSIRKKP from the coding sequence ATGACATTGGAAGAATTCTCAATCAAAGTTAAGATGTATCATTCCCTCTGGGTTCTTCTTTCTGAAGATAAGCCTGTAAAAAAAATAGCGCTAACTTTAGGATACCATGATCCTCTTTCTTTCACAAAGTGTTTCACCAGAGTATTTGGATTTCCCCCTTCTTCTATCAGGAAAAAACCATAA
- a CDS encoding 6-bladed beta-propeller: MFTKKIWTLINCLIFGTIIFEGVVALNKPFFVQEERERKWKQLQISFPVPEGASYLQYEFSFPKKELEKEDIFFHYPFFLSSDNEDNIYVSDWRRNFILKFSYHGEFLKIIGRRGQGPGEFLNPLNICFDTKNNLIVYDSNNGRIQIFSPEGEYINSFKVFKTLSSIAASGQYLIYTSPKSVQGPLIEIYNAEGKMVDFFGERINFKYNTVSHNEVHLSINNEEELFVAWKYFPFVRRYAKEGKLLSEYSIKHKLMQERAKHNYKARMIDGRLELNEIIKAIRAKEDGFYLFSYYPRIEILEYNSKGEIKNIYWTNSPSFDYIGGDFIVMEKAKEKAFYVLQIYPDPKIDVFFAK, encoded by the coding sequence ATGTTTACAAAAAAAATATGGACCTTAATTAACTGCCTGATTTTTGGAACAATTATCTTTGAAGGCGTGGTAGCCCTAAATAAACCCTTTTTTGTCCAAGAAGAAAGAGAGAGAAAATGGAAACAACTTCAAATTTCTTTTCCTGTTCCAGAAGGTGCATCGTACCTTCAATATGAATTTTCTTTTCCAAAAAAAGAGCTTGAGAAAGAAGATATATTTTTTCACTATCCGTTCTTCCTCTCTTCAGATAATGAAGATAATATTTATGTGTCTGATTGGAGAAGAAATTTCATATTGAAATTTAGTTATCATGGAGAATTCTTAAAAATAATCGGGAGAAGAGGACAGGGACCAGGAGAATTCTTGAACCCATTAAATATATGTTTCGATACCAAAAACAATCTTATTGTATATGATAGTAATAATGGAAGAATCCAAATATTCAGTCCTGAAGGGGAATACATAAATAGCTTTAAGGTATTCAAGACATTGAGTTCTATAGCTGCAAGCGGTCAGTACTTAATTTATACAAGCCCAAAAAGCGTACAGGGACCGCTTATAGAAATATATAATGCTGAAGGCAAAATGGTCGATTTTTTTGGAGAAAGAATAAATTTTAAATACAATACGGTTTCCCATAATGAGGTACATTTATCCATAAATAATGAGGAAGAATTATTTGTTGCATGGAAATATTTCCCCTTCGTCAGAAGATACGCAAAAGAAGGCAAATTGCTTTCAGAATATTCAATTAAACATAAATTGATGCAAGAGAGGGCAAAACATAACTATAAAGCTCGAATGATCGATGGGCGCTTAGAATTAAACGAAATTATAAAAGCTATTAGAGCGAAGGAAGATGGATTTTATCTTTTTTCCTATTACCCCCGCATTGAGATTTTAGAATATAATAGTAAGGGTGAGATAAAAAATATTTATTGGACAAACTCGCCATCTTTTGATTATATAGGAGGTGATTTTATAGTAATGGAAAAAGCGAAAGAGAAGGCTTTTTACGTTTTACAGATTTATCCAGATCCAAAAATTGATGTATTCTTCGCAAAGTAA
- a CDS encoding SagB/ThcOx family dehydrogenase: MRSDREFEIIKIFEKQIRLNLEKEAITILIDELLKYTDEDLKKFSTIATYTIPDSVCICKEYNDALQINLPEPYITKMALDEVILSRRSIRNYKKTSISLKALSTLLFYSYGVREYSPAYNFDNFPFRTAPSTGALQGVELYIIANNIQGIKEGLYHFNPLKRCIELLYEGVFKGKMKELCPGQEFVAEASIIIALTIVLSRGLWKYHTRYYKYAFVDVGCVAQNIHLVTCALELGSCLIAGFDENDLSRLLQLNKEEEIPALLISVGAK; this comes from the coding sequence ATGAGAAGCGATAGAGAATTTGAGATTATAAAAATATTTGAAAAACAGATAAGATTAAACTTAGAAAAGGAAGCCATTACTATTTTAATTGATGAATTATTAAAATATACAGATGAAGATCTTAAAAAATTCTCCACAATAGCTACATATACTATTCCTGATTCGGTCTGTATTTGTAAAGAATATAATGATGCCTTGCAGATTAACCTCCCAGAACCATATATTACAAAAATGGCGTTGGATGAAGTAATCTTAAGCAGAAGGTCGATAAGAAATTACAAAAAAACATCCATTTCTCTAAAAGCTTTATCAACTCTTTTGTTTTATTCTTATGGAGTAAGAGAATATTCACCAGCTTACAATTTTGATAATTTTCCCTTCCGGACTGCCCCTTCAACTGGAGCACTTCAAGGAGTTGAGCTTTATATTATTGCTAATAATATCCAAGGTATAAAAGAAGGGCTATACCATTTTAACCCATTAAAAAGGTGCATAGAGCTCCTTTATGAGGGAGTCTTTAAAGGAAAGATGAAGGAGCTTTGCCCAGGTCAGGAATTTGTTGCTGAGGCAAGTATAATTATAGCCCTTACCATTGTTTTAAGCAGGGGTTTATGGAAATATCACACAAGATATTACAAATATGCTTTTGTTGATGTTGGGTGTGTTGCTCAAAATATACATTTAGTAACTTGTGCTTTAGAGTTAGGATCGTGTTTGATTGCTGGATTTGATGAGAATGATTTAAGTCGACTTCTTCAACTGAATAAAGAGGAGGAGATACCAGCACTGTTAATTTCAGTAGGGGCAAAATAG
- a CDS encoding helix-turn-helix domain-containing protein, translating into MNHSSKSLMEKLLSLQKSENFLEILLLDYLKRFIRIADVSFGSFFIFKKEKNDFSLITMKKIGEYEKKEKILKRMEEERKKGIIPHVIHTMKPYITNDCEKDPFHVSFRKEKILSEMVIPFDIDQERIGILVLPSMRKNHFKESHLKRILPLINQFLFDYLFLLEFFRYLKEKKGFKKDSYYIRQGSPNIILYNCSATIMNSIKNILNSFNTIDTYEIKEMLKILEEKPIEFILMDCNFKCHSNRCWNLFHLLKGNSQTPLGIIRQLGIKELKKDILSKSFLCSFFHNENLAQKQKNIMDLIKKSRYYGCSPQFGIHESQNLYRIAKIQRSLIEEPFHETRRSFLARSVNLSPSHLSYIFRKITGQSLEEFSIKVKMCHSLWILLSEDKSVKEIALSKGYHDPLSFTKCFTRIFGFPPSSIRKKS; encoded by the coding sequence ATGAATCATTCATCAAAATCTCTCATGGAGAAACTCCTCTCTCTACAGAAATCTGAGAATTTCTTAGAGATTCTACTTTTAGATTATCTCAAAAGATTTATTCGTATCGCTGATGTATCATTTGGCTCATTTTTTATATTTAAAAAAGAAAAAAATGATTTCTCCCTAATTACAATGAAAAAAATAGGAGAGTATGAGAAAAAAGAGAAAATCCTCAAAAGAATGGAAGAGGAAAGAAAAAAAGGAATAATCCCTCATGTCATTCATACAATGAAACCATACATAACAAATGACTGTGAAAAAGACCCATTTCATGTATCATTTAGAAAAGAAAAAATACTCTCAGAGATGGTAATTCCATTTGATATAGATCAAGAAAGAATAGGAATTTTAGTTCTACCCTCCATGAGGAAAAACCACTTCAAAGAATCCCATCTAAAAAGAATTTTGCCTCTCATAAACCAATTTCTCTTTGATTATCTTTTCCTCTTAGAGTTTTTTAGATACTTAAAAGAGAAAAAGGGATTTAAGAAAGATTCATATTATATCAGACAAGGCTCTCCAAATATTATTTTATACAATTGTAGTGCTACAATTATGAATTCCATAAAAAACATACTAAATTCCTTTAACACAATCGATACTTATGAAATAAAAGAAATGCTAAAAATTTTAGAAGAAAAACCAATTGAATTTATCCTCATGGATTGTAATTTCAAATGCCACTCAAACAGATGTTGGAACCTTTTCCATCTTCTTAAAGGAAATTCCCAAACTCCCCTTGGGATAATAAGACAATTAGGGATAAAGGAATTAAAGAAAGATATCCTCTCCAAATCCTTCCTCTGCTCTTTCTTCCATAATGAAAACCTCGCCCAAAAGCAGAAAAACATAATGGATCTAATAAAGAAATCAAGATACTATGGGTGTTCTCCTCAATTTGGAATTCATGAGAGTCAAAATCTCTATAGAATTGCAAAAATTCAAAGATCTTTAATTGAAGAACCATTCCATGAAACCAGAAGATCTTTTCTGGCGAGAAGCGTTAATCTCTCTCCTTCACATCTCTCATACATTTTTAGGAAAATAACTGGCCAATCCTTAGAAGAATTTTCAATCAAAGTTAAGATGTGTCACTCCCTTTGGATTCTTCTTTCTGAGGATAAGTCTGTAAAAGAAATAGCGCTAAGCAAAGGATACCATGATCCCCTTTCTTTCACAAAGTGTTTCACCAGAATATTTGGATTTCCCCCTTCTTCTATCAGGAAAAAATCATAA
- a CDS encoding YcaO-like family protein encodes MKIKIINKKLEFLPNLMNAGDFWAIEEALRMYNPIVGPIKSITSQFNTPCGVPIYCFTAHHFDFHKVIGKKVSKDFIPAGGKGRTLWGAFMGTLGEAIERFLPLISYDFLKSRIVYGTPKGLQREGYEVLGPDRLYLFAKEQYKKSFFKQFTEDTYLGWIDGENVLTKEKIYAPAQLIIFGYKPVKGEIPIGYAVSGGLTCHTDEEEGRYHGFTEFIERDQLNIRWVCGFPPKEVVLDSDNFALQKLMDGFFFFDNPYVKMKIYHWSLDLPEVHVLSIHCVNTSSIKVKYLPGVGSDVSFYHALRKALAELGQADKVYFTVASGEGKLPYWMDISPDAKFEEVSDLFKTIAYYGFDKNLKKVEDFYNRSEKVQHSSLVISESKENGRNKYQKLLKILKEKKLTPLCFDLTPPCFQKLKLQRCFIPELTMYFIVHGYYGHIRYYNLGKELGLVTRIFSFDDLNKAPLPFP; translated from the coding sequence ATGAAAATAAAGATAATTAATAAGAAGTTAGAGTTTTTACCAAATTTAATGAATGCAGGAGATTTCTGGGCTATAGAAGAGGCTCTTAGGATGTATAATCCGATCGTGGGTCCAATAAAAAGTATAACTTCCCAATTTAATACACCTTGTGGAGTTCCTATTTATTGTTTCACAGCTCACCATTTTGACTTTCATAAGGTAATCGGAAAAAAAGTTTCCAAAGACTTTATTCCTGCAGGAGGTAAAGGAAGAACATTATGGGGTGCTTTTATGGGAACTTTGGGAGAGGCAATAGAAAGGTTCTTGCCCTTAATCTCCTATGATTTTTTAAAATCTCGAATAGTTTATGGAACTCCAAAAGGTTTGCAAAGAGAAGGCTATGAAGTTTTAGGACCTGATAGGCTATATTTATTTGCAAAAGAACAATATAAGAAAAGTTTTTTTAAACAATTCACTGAAGATACATATTTAGGGTGGATCGATGGCGAAAATGTGCTGACCAAAGAGAAGATTTATGCTCCTGCTCAGCTTATTATTTTTGGATACAAACCAGTTAAAGGAGAGATTCCCATTGGCTACGCAGTCTCAGGGGGACTTACTTGCCATACTGACGAAGAGGAGGGAAGATACCATGGATTCACTGAATTCATCGAAAGAGATCAATTGAACATAAGATGGGTATGTGGTTTCCCTCCAAAAGAAGTGGTCCTTGACTCTGATAATTTTGCTCTTCAGAAGCTCATGGATGGGTTTTTCTTTTTTGACAATCCATATGTAAAAATGAAGATATATCATTGGTCATTGGATTTGCCAGAAGTTCATGTTTTATCGATCCATTGTGTTAATACATCCTCTATAAAAGTGAAATATTTACCCGGGGTGGGAAGTGATGTGTCTTTTTATCATGCATTGAGAAAAGCCCTCGCAGAACTTGGGCAAGCTGATAAAGTATATTTTACAGTTGCTTCTGGCGAGGGTAAATTACCTTATTGGATGGATATCTCTCCAGATGCTAAGTTTGAGGAGGTATCCGATCTTTTTAAAACAATAGCTTATTATGGGTTTGATAAAAATTTAAAGAAAGTCGAGGACTTCTATAATAGATCCGAGAAAGTTCAGCATTCTTCTTTGGTCATCTCAGAAAGTAAAGAGAATGGAAGGAATAAATATCAAAAACTTCTGAAGATATTGAAAGAAAAGAAACTTACACCATTGTGCTTTGATCTTACTCCACCCTGCTTCCAGAAACTTAAACTCCAAAGATGTTTTATTCCAGAGCTCACCATGTATTTTATAGTTCATGGGTATTATGGCCACATAAGATACTATAATTTGGGCAAAGAATTGGGTTTAGTTACAAGGATCTTTTCTTTTGATGATTTAAATAAAGCTCCCCTTCCTTTTCCATGA
- a CDS encoding TonB-dependent receptor, giving the protein MEGESVSAGIYHQFGDYAYVQENPDLNPKKAVHYSISYDSVKDEDAFRITLYNKRYINLFLFEGNRVTNNGYGYARGSELFIKRNRNSYDLIFVYNFLSSKRKEEGILSLARSPYEIDHSFTAIFTLKRGYDSIGIRWSYASGLPYTPSLGNEWDEERRIYKPIWGDPLSKRYPPYRRVDISGKKVMKLAGRMFVLYIGIMNIFNHKNTLRYEYSEDFSSQRTIGSIFSRTFFFGFYSPF; this is encoded by the coding sequence ATTGAAGGTGAATCGGTTTCAGCAGGAATATACCATCAATTCGGAGATTATGCCTATGTACAGGAGAATCCTGATTTAAACCCAAAGAAGGCTGTCCATTATTCCATTAGCTACGATAGTGTCAAAGATGAAGATGCCTTCAGGATCACCCTTTATAATAAAAGATACATAAACCTTTTCCTTTTTGAAGGCAACCGCGTTACCAACAATGGTTACGGATATGCCCGAGGTTCAGAACTTTTTATAAAGAGGAATAGAAATTCATACGATCTCATCTTTGTTTATAACTTTCTCAGTTCCAAAAGAAAGGAAGAGGGTATTCTTTCCCTTGCGAGATCCCCATATGAGATAGATCATTCCTTTACAGCAATTTTTACTCTGAAAAGGGGATACGATTCCATAGGAATAAGATGGTCTTATGCCTCAGGCCTTCCATATACTCCCTCTTTAGGAAATGAATGGGATGAGGAGAGGAGGATTTATAAACCTATATGGGGCGATCCTTTAAGTAAGAGGTATCCGCCCTATAGAAGGGTAGATATAAGTGGGAAAAAGGTCATGAAATTGGCTGGAAGAATGTTCGTCCTCTACATAGGTATAATGAATATTTTTAATCACAAAAATACCCTTCGATATGAATACAGCGAGGATTTTTCTTCCCAGAGAACAATCGGATCTATTTTTTCAAGAACATTTTTCTTTGGTTTCTATTCTCCTTTTTAA
- a CDS encoding pyridoxal phosphate-dependent aminotransferase family protein, with amino-acid sequence MDIFEKCAKFTRPQEAQAIGMYPYFTPIEEARGNRVRVNNKEMIMVGSNNYLGLLDHPKVKKAAQDAVEKYGASTCGSRFLNGTIDLHIELEERLAKFMEKEAAQCFSTGFQTNLGCISAIVGKDDVIIIDRAVHASIIDSARLSYGEVYKFRHNDMEDLERVLSMLSDGKGKLVIVDGVFSMEGDLSNLPEVIRLSKKYGARVMVDDAHGVGVLGKKGRGTSEHFNQLDEVDIIMCTFSKSFASLGGFIVARNDVISYVKHFARSLIFSASITPSSAAAALAALDIIENEPERRERLWKITERMKKAFNEMGYNTGETETPIIPIIIGDDEKTFALWKLLREFGIFANPIISPAVPPGRSLIRTSYTATHTDEELEIVLDAFKKAGQMLGLI; translated from the coding sequence ATGGATATATTTGAAAAATGCGCAAAGTTTACAAGACCACAAGAGGCACAAGCTATCGGCATGTATCCCTATTTTACTCCCATTGAAGAGGCAAGGGGAAACAGGGTAAGAGTAAACAACAAAGAAATGATAATGGTTGGTTCTAACAATTACCTTGGTCTTCTGGATCATCCAAAGGTGAAAAAGGCTGCCCAGGATGCAGTCGAAAAATATGGAGCGAGTACCTGTGGTTCAAGGTTTTTAAACGGAACGATAGATTTACATATTGAGCTGGAAGAAAGGCTTGCTAAATTTATGGAAAAGGAAGCTGCTCAGTGTTTCAGCACTGGTTTCCAGACAAACCTGGGATGTATATCTGCAATCGTGGGAAAGGATGATGTGATTATAATAGATAGGGCAGTTCATGCATCTATCATAGACTCTGCAAGACTTTCATACGGAGAAGTTTACAAGTTTAGACATAATGACATGGAAGACCTTGAAAGAGTTCTTTCAATGCTCTCTGATGGAAAAGGAAAATTAGTTATAGTGGATGGGGTGTTCAGCATGGAAGGAGATTTATCCAACCTTCCTGAGGTAATCAGATTATCAAAGAAATATGGAGCAAGGGTTATGGTAGATGATGCCCACGGGGTTGGAGTTCTTGGAAAGAAGGGAAGGGGAACTTCAGAACATTTTAATCAATTGGATGAAGTGGATATCATAATGTGTACTTTTAGCAAATCTTTTGCTTCTTTAGGAGGGTTTATCGTTGCAAGAAATGATGTTATTTCTTATGTAAAGCATTTCGCAAGGTCATTGATTTTTAGCGCCTCGATTACTCCATCTTCAGCAGCGGCAGCTCTTGCTGCCCTTGACATTATTGAAAATGAACCTGAAAGAAGAGAAAGATTATGGAAAATAACTGAAAGGATGAAAAAAGCTTTTAATGAGATGGGTTATAACACGGGAGAAACTGAAACTCCGATCATACCGATTATAATCGGTGATGATGAGAAAACATTTGCCCTGTGGAAACTTTTGAGAGAATTTGGAATATTTGCTAACCCGATAATTTCTCCAGCTGTTCCTCCTGGAAGGTCATTGATAAGAACATCATATACTGCTACCCATACAGATGAAGAGTTGGAGATTGTTTTAGATGCTTTTAAAAAAGCAGGACAGATGTTGGGCTTAATTTAG
- a CDS encoding NAD(P)-dependent oxidoreductase, translating to MNAFVTGGTGFIGSHLIDLLLKNNFKVYALIRNIKNPKWLKNKNIEFVEGNLFHIPSMPKDIDYIFHVAGITKETKKNDFMRINFMGTKSFLEIIEKNNISPKKFIHVSTLSSAGPSLDGTPKREDDVPQPVSKYGLSKFMAENQVILYKEKFPVVIVRPPAIFGPRDKDTYIFFKMVNKGFLPYIGWGRKFYSFCYISDLVNGIFLSAEKYVKSGEIINIAHTESFSLDEFLNILVKYLNPTKTIKLKFPTPFVYIAASISTFLNNFKKSPSIFTLDKFKEMRYPYWTCDTKKAEKILSFQAENDLEKSVQNTVQWYKENSWL from the coding sequence ATGAACGCATTTGTAACAGGTGGAACTGGCTTTATTGGAAGCCATTTGATTGATTTGCTTTTAAAAAATAATTTTAAAGTATATGCGCTCATAAGAAATATCAAAAACCCAAAGTGGTTAAAAAATAAAAATATCGAATTCGTAGAGGGCAATTTATTCCACATCCCTTCGATGCCAAAAGATATTGATTACATCTTTCATGTAGCAGGAATCACCAAAGAAACTAAAAAAAATGATTTTATGAGGATAAACTTTATGGGCACAAAAAGTTTTCTTGAAATCATTGAGAAAAATAACATATCTCCAAAAAAATTTATTCATGTTTCAACTTTATCCTCAGCAGGACCTTCTCTTGACGGAACTCCAAAAAGAGAAGACGATGTTCCTCAACCTGTTAGCAAATATGGTCTCAGCAAGTTTATGGCAGAAAATCAGGTAATTCTTTACAAAGAGAAATTCCCTGTTGTAATAGTCAGACCTCCTGCTATATTCGGTCCAAGAGATAAGGATACATACATTTTCTTTAAAATGGTGAACAAAGGATTCCTTCCGTATATTGGATGGGGAAGAAAATTTTATAGCTTTTGCTACATCTCCGACCTTGTAAACGGAATTTTTCTCTCCGCCGAAAAATACGTTAAATCTGGAGAAATTATAAATATTGCTCATACAGAGTCCTTTTCTCTCGATGAATTTTTAAACATTCTTGTAAAATATCTAAACCCTACAAAAACAATCAAATTAAAATTTCCAACTCCTTTTGTATACATTGCAGCTTCGATTTCAACCTTTCTCAATAATTTTAAAAAATCTCCATCTATTTTCACACTCGATAAATTCAAAGAGATGAGGTATCCATACTGGACATGCGACACAAAAAAAGCTGAAAAAATCCTTTCCTTTCAGGCTGAAAATGATTTGGAGAAAAGCGTACAAAATACCGTTCAATGGTACAAAGAAAACAGTTGGCTTTAA
- a CDS encoding GAF domain-containing protein — protein MDIEVHLDKVKKIIKDSKNPDEAMNSIVSYLEQNFSHYSWVGIYLVDGDNLILGPWKGPASTEHVKIPIGKGICGAAASSGKIELIPNVELDSRYLACFPSTKSEIVVPIKKDDKVLGEIDIDSDEINAFNEEDSKFLDNVAKLIVEIL, from the coding sequence ATGGATATAGAAGTGCATCTGGATAAAGTAAAGAAGATTATAAAGGATTCAAAAAATCCTGACGAAGCTATGAATTCTATAGTGAGCTATCTTGAACAAAATTTCAGTCATTATAGCTGGGTAGGAATATACTTAGTTGATGGAGATAATCTAATCCTTGGCCCATGGAAAGGACCGGCTTCAACCGAGCATGTAAAAATTCCTATAGGAAAAGGCATCTGTGGAGCAGCTGCATCCTCTGGCAAAATAGAATTAATTCCGAATGTGGAACTTGATTCAAGATATTTGGCTTGCTTTCCATCCACAAAATCAGAAATAGTCGTTCCCATAAAGAAAGATGACAAAGTTCTTGGAGAAATAGACATTGATTCTGATGAAATAAATGCTTTTAATGAAGAAGATTCGAAATTTTTAGATAATGTAGCAAAATTGATTGTAGAAATTTTATAG
- a CDS encoding CPBP family intramembrane glutamic endopeptidase, whose product MRKFKFFLKYNLIFFAGALSILFLFIQHFNLYFDVGFKKIELLPEVFFISIISGSVGVLVYFVDRKLTKFSSSLVHPHLSSSRFRGMMDVLNFKDLLKNFSSFAFLFTSIVASFYEEILFRGLGIFLLFRYFHINLVVSVILIALLFGIYHIFLSKMAILPKFVAGLILGYLYIITDHIFYPIVAHLIWNVFIWKAWKNAYRNFLKVKNHVQVPEQKIWLW is encoded by the coding sequence ATGAGAAAATTTAAGTTTTTTTTAAAATACAACTTAATATTTTTTGCGGGTGCGCTGTCAATTCTCTTCTTATTTATTCAGCACTTCAATCTATATTTTGATGTAGGTTTTAAAAAAATAGAACTTTTGCCTGAGGTTTTTTTTATAAGCATAATTTCTGGAAGTGTAGGAGTATTGGTGTACTTTGTAGATAGAAAATTAACAAAGTTCAGCTCTTCATTAGTTCATCCCCATCTTTCCTCATCAAGGTTTCGTGGGATGATGGATGTCCTGAATTTTAAGGATCTTTTGAAAAATTTTTCTTCATTTGCTTTTTTATTTACTAGTATTGTGGCTTCTTTTTATGAAGAGATATTATTCAGAGGATTGGGAATATTTTTACTTTTCAGATATTTTCATATAAATTTAGTAGTTTCAGTAATTTTAATTGCTTTGTTATTCGGAATTTATCATATATTTTTATCAAAAATGGCCATCTTACCCAAGTTTGTAGCTGGGTTAATTCTCGGCTATTTATACATTATCACCGATCACATATTTTACCCAATTGTTGCTCATTTAATATGGAATGTATTTATCTGGAAGGCATGGAAAAATGCCTATAGAAATTTCCTAAAGGTAAAAAACCATGTCCAGGTGCCAGAGCAGAAAATATGGTTATGGTAA
- a CDS encoding ABC transporter ATP-binding protein: protein MRKIIVVKNLTKRYENVVAVNDVSFEIEEGEIFGILGPNGAGKTTTIEIMEGLRKSDEGYVRIDGFDPYEGRKEFKELIGVQLQKTAIFPTIKVWEAIDFFGSLYQRRIDTERILEIFSLKDRRNSYIKNLSGGEHQRLSVALAFVNDPNFLFLDEPTTGMDPNVRRDMWEIIEESRRKGKTIILTTHYMEEAEKLCDRVAIIDRGKIIAIDRPKELIKKLDADKKIEFKLERRIDPYIFRMDERVKKIEEIEGEYTIYTKDPQSVLSHILTVSSSRDLQLQNLRVIDANLEDVFISLTGRKIE, encoded by the coding sequence ATGAGGAAGATTATTGTCGTTAAAAACCTGACCAAGAGATATGAGAATGTAGTGGCTGTTAATGATGTCTCCTTTGAGATTGAAGAAGGAGAGATATTTGGAATCCTTGGACCCAATGGAGCTGGGAAGACTACCACCATTGAGATAATGGAAGGACTGAGAAAATCTGATGAAGGATATGTCAGAATAGATGGTTTTGATCCCTATGAGGGAAGGAAGGAGTTTAAGGAGCTTATAGGAGTTCAGCTTCAGAAAACAGCCATATTTCCTACCATAAAGGTATGGGAGGCAATAGATTTCTTTGGAAGCCTATACCAAAGAAGAATAGATACTGAAAGGATTCTTGAGATATTCTCTCTTAAGGATAGAAGAAATTCTTATATAAAGAATCTTTCAGGTGGAGAGCATCAGAGGTTATCAGTAGCCTTAGCCTTTGTCAACGATCCCAACTTCCTTTTCCTTGATGAACCAACCACAGGTATGGATCCTAATGTCAGAAGAGATATGTGGGAGATAATTGAAGAGAGCAGGAGAAAGGGTAAGACCATTATCCTTACAACCCATTATATGGAGGAGGCTGAAAAGCTATGTGACAGGGTTGCTATTATAGATAGGGGAAAGATCATAGCCATCGATAGACCAAAGGAACTAATAAAAAAGCTCGATGCTGATAAAAAGATAGAGTTCAAACTTGAAAGAAGGATTGATCCATATATATTCAGAATGGATGAGCGGGTAAAGAAAATTGAGGAGATAGAGGGTGAGTATACTATCTATACAAAGGATCCCCAATCTGTTTTATCCCACATCCTGACTGTCTCATCTTCCCGCGATCTTCAACTCCAGAATCTTCGCGTGAT